Proteins encoded in a region of the Variovorax sp. PAMC 28711 genome:
- a CDS encoding BON domain-containing protein: MKKTDARLRRDVLAELAWEPSVDATFIEIDARAGVISWSGRVATYTEKWRARHVIERVAGVAALVGELAVELGEESVRVDADIARSAQDVIEWITYLPVGSVYVEVENGWVTLAGQLDWPFQKQGAEQCIASLVGVTGISNEIRLAVEASVIMISAHRDALPERRVHTTHAGFAPRSEALM, encoded by the coding sequence ATGAAGAAAACAGATGCCCGACTCCGGCGCGATGTGCTGGCCGAACTGGCCTGGGAGCCCTCCGTCGACGCGACCTTCATCGAGATCGACGCCCGCGCGGGGGTGATCTCCTGGAGCGGCCGTGTAGCGACCTACACCGAGAAGTGGCGAGCGCGGCATGTCATCGAACGCGTCGCGGGGGTGGCCGCGCTGGTGGGTGAGCTCGCGGTCGAACTGGGCGAGGAGAGTGTGCGCGTGGATGCCGACATCGCCCGTTCCGCCCAGGACGTGATCGAGTGGATCACCTACCTGCCGGTCGGCTCTGTCTACGTCGAGGTCGAGAACGGCTGGGTCACGCTGGCAGGGCAGCTTGACTGGCCATTTCAGAAGCAGGGCGCCGAGCAATGCATCGCGTCGCTTGTGGGGGTAACCGGAATAAGCAACGAAATTCGGCTCGCCGTGGAAGCGAGCGTGATCATGATTAGCGCCCATCGAGACGCTCTGCCGGAGCGCCGCGTGCATACAACGCACGCCGGATTCGCGCCGAGATCAGAGGCACTGATGTGA
- a CDS encoding universal stress protein, with amino-acid sequence MLGAKGRGAFADLLMGSVAQRVLATARQPVVLVKQRAGALGVAAHRPGLSRARCSGFATRGAMQ; translated from the coding sequence GTGCTGGGCGCCAAGGGACGCGGCGCCTTCGCCGACCTGCTCATGGGGTCGGTGGCGCAGCGCGTGCTCGCGACGGCACGGCAACCCGTGGTGCTGGTGAAACAGCGTGCCGGTGCGCTTGGTGTGGCAGCGCACAGACCCGGCCTGTCGCGCGCGCGATGCTCCGGCTTTGCAACACGAGGCGCAATGCAATGA
- a CDS encoding cation-translocating P-type ATPase yields the protein MAADGAEGSAGDPSVQSAERVLQSLSVDAARGLSAQQAAQRLTEHGRNALRAAPPVPTWRRVLAQFRDPLVYLLGFAIAVALGAWALEGFVGWPLDALVIATVLLLNAVLGFVQQAKAADAVAALARMTAVTSSVVRDGRTFRVPSAELVPGDILVLAEGDAVGADARLIEASSLRVLEASLTGESEAVQKDPATLAEPGALGDRLDMVFKGTAVAQGVGRAVVTATGMQTEMGAIAGMLDATVEAPTPLGIEVARIGRVLGIAVLVIAAVVVATILLVSGHPTAAEVVAVLLLGVSLAVAAVPEGLPAILSVVLAMGVQRMARHKAIVKKLSSVETLGAASIICTDKTGTLTRAEMTIERVVTASGTTRITGAGYVPEGRVELDGAELQAGPLREEQTVVLAGGSLAGDAQLHQGEGGAWTIQGDPTEAAFLVAERKMGLTAQRKKRFERVAEMPFTSERKMMSTIERDHTHGDQLMLVAKGAPGVLLSRCQRVRVGMDVKPLDATMRARIVADVDALSDAALRTLAVAYRPLTAQESASMTRGGDAPTPREGLEVLEDDLVFVGTVGIIDPPRAEVAVAIREAQRAGIRVVMITGDHPRTATRIAEDLGIVAEGAVALTGLQLDALDEAGFAEAVRKTSVFARVAPAHKLRIVAALQAAGNVVAMTGDGVNDAPALKAADIGIAMGMTGTEVTREAARMILVDDNFATIVEAVREGRSIFDNIRKALRYLLSSNMGEVLTVFLGVVGAGVLGLAGTGGGVVLPLLATQILWINLVTDTGPALAMGIDPPTDDVMARKPRARGERVIDARMGSEVLQVGLVIALVTLLTIDILLPGGMVEGHQDLTTARTAGFTVLVLAQLFNCFNARSDRRSAFSQLFVNRWLWGAVALAVVLQVAVVHLGFLNRAFGTAPLSAQQWALCVVMASVVVWYGELRKWASRAFHSRTPIHSERRP from the coding sequence ATGGCCGCTGACGGTGCAGAAGGGTCTGCCGGCGATCCCTCCGTGCAGTCGGCCGAGCGGGTGCTGCAGTCGCTCTCGGTCGATGCGGCGCGTGGGCTCTCTGCGCAGCAGGCCGCGCAGCGGCTGACCGAGCACGGGCGCAACGCGCTGCGCGCCGCGCCGCCCGTGCCCACGTGGCGACGGGTGCTGGCCCAGTTCCGCGATCCGCTGGTCTACCTGCTCGGGTTCGCCATCGCGGTGGCGCTCGGTGCCTGGGCGCTCGAGGGTTTCGTGGGCTGGCCGCTCGACGCACTGGTGATCGCGACGGTGCTGTTGCTCAACGCGGTGCTCGGCTTCGTGCAGCAGGCGAAGGCCGCGGATGCCGTGGCCGCGCTGGCCCGCATGACGGCAGTGACTTCGTCCGTCGTCCGCGACGGCCGGACTTTCCGGGTCCCCAGTGCCGAGCTGGTGCCCGGCGACATCCTGGTGCTAGCCGAGGGCGATGCCGTCGGCGCCGATGCGCGTCTGATCGAGGCATCTTCCCTTCGCGTACTCGAGGCTTCGCTCACGGGCGAGAGCGAGGCGGTACAGAAGGACCCTGCGACGCTGGCCGAACCCGGCGCGCTGGGCGACCGTCTCGACATGGTGTTCAAGGGCACCGCCGTCGCCCAGGGCGTCGGCCGTGCGGTCGTCACCGCCACCGGCATGCAGACCGAGATGGGCGCGATCGCCGGCATGCTGGACGCCACGGTCGAGGCGCCGACGCCGCTCGGCATCGAGGTGGCGCGCATCGGTCGCGTGCTGGGCATCGCGGTTTTGGTGATCGCCGCCGTGGTGGTGGCGACGATCCTGCTGGTGTCCGGCCACCCCACCGCGGCGGAGGTCGTCGCCGTGTTGCTGCTCGGCGTGTCGCTCGCGGTGGCGGCCGTGCCGGAGGGCTTGCCCGCCATCCTGTCGGTGGTGCTGGCCATGGGGGTGCAGCGCATGGCCAGGCACAAGGCCATCGTGAAGAAGCTGTCGTCGGTCGAAACGCTGGGCGCAGCGTCGATCATCTGCACCGACAAGACCGGCACGCTCACGCGCGCGGAGATGACCATCGAGCGGGTGGTGACGGCTTCGGGCACCACGCGCATCACGGGCGCCGGCTATGTGCCGGAGGGCCGTGTGGAGCTCGACGGCGCCGAGCTGCAGGCCGGGCCGTTGCGCGAAGAGCAGACCGTCGTGCTGGCGGGCGGCAGTCTGGCCGGCGATGCGCAGCTGCACCAGGGTGAAGGCGGCGCATGGACGATCCAGGGCGATCCGACCGAGGCCGCCTTCCTCGTCGCCGAACGCAAGATGGGGCTGACTGCGCAGCGCAAGAAGCGCTTCGAGCGCGTCGCCGAGATGCCTTTCACGTCCGAACGCAAGATGATGTCGACGATCGAGCGCGATCACACGCACGGCGACCAGCTCATGCTCGTGGCCAAGGGCGCGCCCGGCGTGCTGTTGTCGCGGTGCCAGCGTGTGCGCGTCGGTATGGACGTGAAGCCGCTGGACGCCACAATGCGTGCGCGCATCGTGGCCGATGTCGACGCGCTGTCCGATGCCGCGCTGCGCACGCTGGCCGTGGCCTATCGGCCACTGACCGCGCAGGAATCCGCTTCGATGACGCGAGGGGGCGATGCGCCCACGCCCCGCGAAGGGCTCGAGGTCCTTGAAGACGACCTCGTCTTCGTCGGCACGGTCGGCATCATCGACCCGCCGCGTGCCGAGGTGGCGGTGGCGATCCGTGAGGCGCAGCGCGCCGGCATCCGCGTGGTCATGATCACTGGCGACCATCCGCGCACCGCGACCCGCATCGCTGAAGACCTCGGCATCGTCGCGGAAGGCGCCGTCGCTCTGACGGGTCTGCAACTCGATGCACTCGACGAGGCGGGTTTCGCCGAGGCGGTGCGCAAGACCTCGGTTTTCGCTCGGGTGGCGCCGGCGCACAAGCTGCGCATCGTCGCCGCGCTGCAGGCCGCGGGCAACGTGGTCGCGATGACGGGCGACGGCGTCAACGACGCGCCGGCGCTCAAGGCGGCGGACATCGGCATCGCCATGGGCATGACCGGCACCGAAGTGACGCGCGAGGCCGCGCGGATGATCCTGGTGGACGACAACTTCGCGACCATCGTCGAGGCGGTGCGCGAAGGCCGCAGCATCTTCGACAACATCCGCAAAGCGCTGCGCTACCTGCTCTCGTCCAACATGGGGGAGGTGCTCACCGTGTTCCTGGGCGTCGTCGGGGCCGGCGTGCTGGGCCTGGCCGGCACGGGCGGTGGCGTGGTGCTGCCCCTGCTCGCCACGCAGATTCTCTGGATCAACCTCGTGACCGACACCGGCCCTGCCTTGGCGATGGGCATCGATCCGCCGACCGACGACGTGATGGCACGCAAGCCGCGTGCGCGCGGCGAACGGGTGATCGATGCGCGCATGGGGTCCGAAGTGCTCCAGGTCGGTCTGGTGATCGCGCTCGTGACGCTACTGACCATCGACATCCTTCTGCCGGGCGGAATGGTCGAGGGCCACCAGGACCTGACCACCGCGCGCACCGCAGGCTTCACCGTGCTGGTGCTGGCGCAGCTCTTCAATTGCTTCAACGCGCGCTCCGATCGCCGCAGCGCCTTCTCGCAGCTCTTCGTCAACCGCTGGCTCTGGGGCGCCGTCGCGCTCGCGGTCGTGCTGCAGGTGGCCGTGGTCCATCTTGGCTTTCTCAACCGGGCCTTCGGCACTGCGCCCCTGTCTGCGCAGCAATGGGCGCTGTGCGTCGTCATGGCCAGCGTGGTGGTCTGGTACGGCGAGCTGCGCAAGTGGGCCAGCCGCGCCTTTCATTCCCGAACCCCGATCCACTCCGAAAGAAGACCATGA
- a CDS encoding ABC transporter ATP-binding protein → MDDVVQLRGVRKAYNLGTPIETEVLHGIDLTIRRGQFCAIVGPSGSGKSTLLNIVGLLDRPTAGTVRVCGEETTTLDDHALTRLRGHSIGFVFQYHHLITAFTALENVMMPMLGAAEFPNEAMRQRALALIANVGLTRWQDNLAGNLSGGQQQRVAVARALAMNPAVLLADEPTGNLDTQSADEVFALLRRFNTEQGTTVLFVTHNPALAARCDKTIEVVDGRLTG, encoded by the coding sequence GTGGATGACGTGGTGCAGCTGCGCGGCGTGCGCAAGGCCTACAACCTCGGCACGCCGATCGAGACCGAGGTGCTGCACGGCATCGACCTGACAATCCGGCGCGGCCAGTTCTGCGCCATCGTCGGGCCATCGGGCTCGGGCAAGAGCACGCTGCTGAACATCGTCGGCCTGCTCGACCGGCCGACCGCGGGCACGGTGCGGGTGTGCGGCGAGGAAACCACCACGCTGGACGACCATGCCCTCACCCGACTGCGCGGGCATTCGATCGGCTTCGTGTTCCAGTACCACCACCTGATCACCGCGTTCACCGCGCTCGAGAACGTGATGATGCCGATGCTGGGCGCCGCAGAGTTCCCGAACGAGGCGATGCGCCAGCGTGCGCTGGCGCTGATCGCCAACGTGGGCCTCACGCGCTGGCAGGACAACCTGGCCGGCAACCTGAGCGGCGGCCAGCAGCAGCGCGTGGCAGTCGCGCGCGCCCTCGCGATGAACCCGGCGGTGCTGCTGGCCGACGAGCCCACCGGCAACCTCGACACCCAAAGTGCGGACGAGGTTTTCGCGCTGCTGCGCCGCTTCAATACCGAGCAGGGCACCACGGTTCTGTTCGTGACGCACAACCCCGCACTGGCCGCTCGCTGCGACAAGACCATCGAGGTGGTCGACGGTCGCCTGACGGGCTGA
- a CDS encoding FtsX-like permease family protein produces the protein MFNPLLPFEWILAIRFLREGRLQTVFIMAGVAIGVAVIVFMSALMAGLQGNFIRRVLSAQAHIELLPPKEVSRPLRMGAHAAPGEVEGAIVQPPLQRLKSIDQWQSVMAQIRTMPELKVVASVAGGSALVVRGNANRAVSVAGVEPAQYFRIVDLASKIVRGRAQLTTSDILIGTELADDLGLQVGDKLRLSTATSATGSDATGAALTLTITGIFDLGNKGANARNTFVALRTAQSLLGLPGGVTSLEVTVEDVYAAERIAQRITASTGVQADSWIKTNAEFFSAVNAQTLANTAIRFFVGLSVAFGIASVMAVVVVQKAREIGILRAMGISQAQIMRMFLLQGGLLGLAGSVAGCLLGAGILVLWQRTALNADGTPLFALALEPMLFVYALLLAMLTGLAAAFAPARRAARLDPVVAIRG, from the coding sequence ATGTTCAACCCGCTGCTGCCCTTCGAATGGATCCTCGCGATTCGCTTCTTGCGCGAAGGCCGCTTGCAGACGGTGTTCATCATGGCGGGCGTGGCGATCGGCGTGGCCGTGATCGTGTTCATGTCCGCGCTCATGGCCGGGCTGCAAGGCAACTTCATCCGGCGGGTGCTGTCGGCGCAGGCGCACATCGAACTGCTGCCGCCCAAGGAGGTGTCGCGCCCGTTGCGCATGGGCGCGCATGCAGCGCCGGGTGAGGTGGAAGGCGCCATCGTCCAGCCGCCGCTGCAGCGGCTCAAGTCCATCGACCAGTGGCAGTCGGTGATGGCGCAGATCCGCACCATGCCCGAGCTGAAGGTGGTGGCCTCGGTGGCCGGCGGCTCCGCGCTGGTGGTGCGGGGCAACGCCAACCGCGCGGTGTCGGTGGCGGGCGTGGAGCCGGCGCAGTACTTCCGAATCGTCGACCTGGCCTCGAAGATCGTGCGCGGCCGTGCGCAGTTGACGACGAGCGACATCCTCATCGGCACCGAACTGGCGGACGACCTCGGCCTGCAGGTGGGCGACAAGCTGCGGCTGTCGACCGCGACCAGCGCCACCGGGTCGGACGCCACGGGCGCCGCGCTGACGCTCACCATCACCGGCATCTTCGATCTTGGCAACAAGGGCGCGAACGCACGCAACACCTTCGTCGCGCTGCGCACCGCGCAAAGCCTGCTCGGGCTGCCGGGTGGCGTCACCAGCCTGGAGGTGACGGTGGAGGACGTCTATGCCGCCGAGCGCATCGCGCAGCGGATCACCGCCTCCACGGGGGTCCAGGCCGACAGTTGGATCAAGACGAACGCGGAGTTCTTCAGCGCCGTGAACGCGCAGACGCTGGCCAACACGGCGATCCGCTTCTTCGTCGGCCTGTCGGTCGCGTTCGGCATCGCCAGCGTGATGGCCGTGGTGGTGGTGCAGAAGGCGCGCGAGATCGGCATCCTGCGCGCGATGGGCATCTCGCAGGCGCAGATCATGCGGATGTTCCTCCTGCAGGGCGGGCTGCTCGGGCTGGCGGGGTCGGTGGCGGGCTGCCTGCTGGGCGCCGGCATCCTCGTGCTGTGGCAACGCACCGCACTCAATGCAGACGGCACGCCGTTGTTCGCGCTGGCGCTGGAGCCGATGCTGTTCGTCTATGCGCTGCTGCTTGCCATGCTCACCGGCCTGGCCGCGGCCTTCGCGCCGGCACGCCGTGCTGCGCGCCTCGACCCCGTGGTGGCCATCCGTGGATGA